Proteins encoded together in one Thermococcus gammatolerans EJ3 window:
- a CDS encoding M20 family metallopeptidase — MKMEEYLNYALEMLFELVRIPTVNPPGENYERAAKLLKDKLEEMGFEVELIEVPEDYLDRTYPYSPRHRGKPRFIVYGSLGKGKTLHFNGHYDVVPPGDGWRHDPFTPTVEGDRIYGRGTTDMKGGIATALAALKYAVEHDMINYRVEVAFVPDEESGGMGTRYLMEEVGIRPDYVVIPEPTSHRLIGIGHKGFARGVVKVIGKQGHASRPWKAVNAFEKACELVVDFLPRYWEVLRGRKTEFPVEDENSAHPSIALGGYAESPTKKDNIIPGEFYFSFDRRIIPEENATEVVEELERFLRESASKAGVGVEVDVKSLIEASATPLDSPIVKLAQKAVKNALGIEPTLMLNAGRYDLVYYRRFGVEGIAYGPGVRGQAHAIDEYTTVGEIESVLKAYMELLRLFGGGGDGD; from the coding sequence ATGAAAATGGAGGAGTACCTTAACTACGCCCTGGAGATGCTTTTTGAGCTCGTGCGGATTCCAACGGTTAACCCGCCGGGCGAGAACTACGAGAGGGCCGCGAAGCTCCTCAAGGATAAGCTTGAGGAGATGGGCTTTGAGGTCGAGCTGATAGAAGTCCCTGAGGATTACCTCGACAGGACTTATCCCTACTCACCGAGGCACAGGGGGAAGCCGAGGTTCATAGTCTACGGGAGCCTCGGAAAGGGAAAAACCCTTCACTTCAACGGTCACTACGACGTTGTTCCGCCGGGAGACGGATGGAGGCACGACCCCTTCACCCCAACGGTTGAAGGGGACAGGATTTACGGCAGGGGAACGACGGACATGAAGGGGGGCATAGCAACCGCCCTCGCCGCCCTCAAGTATGCGGTCGAGCACGATATGATAAACTACAGGGTGGAGGTCGCCTTCGTTCCGGACGAGGAAAGCGGCGGAATGGGAACGAGATACCTGATGGAGGAAGTCGGAATAAGGCCCGACTACGTTGTAATACCCGAGCCGACCAGCCACAGGCTGATAGGGATAGGGCACAAGGGCTTTGCGAGGGGCGTCGTTAAGGTCATCGGGAAGCAGGGGCACGCGAGCAGACCCTGGAAGGCCGTAAACGCCTTTGAGAAGGCCTGTGAGCTCGTCGTTGACTTCCTGCCGAGGTACTGGGAGGTTCTGAGGGGCAGGAAAACTGAGTTCCCTGTTGAGGACGAGAACTCGGCGCATCCCTCAATAGCCCTCGGGGGCTACGCAGAGAGCCCAACGAAAAAGGACAACATAATCCCAGGAGAGTTCTACTTCAGCTTTGATAGGAGGATAATCCCCGAGGAGAACGCTACGGAAGTTGTGGAGGAGCTCGAAAGGTTCCTGAGGGAATCGGCATCCAAAGCAGGGGTTGGCGTGGAGGTCGACGTTAAGAGCCTCATAGAGGCCTCCGCGACGCCCCTTGATTCGCCCATAGTCAAGCTCGCCCAAAAGGCCGTCAAAAACGCCCTCGGGATAGAGCCAACGCTCATGCTGAACGCCGGCAGGTACGACCTCGTTTACTACAGGCGCTTTGGCGTTGAGGGGATAGCCTACGGGCCGGGCGTAAGGGGCCAGGCCCATGCAATCGACGAGTACACGACGGTCGGGGAAATCGAAAGCGTTTTGAAGGCCTACATGGAGCTCCTCAGGCTTTTCGGAGGCGGTGGCGATGGGGACTAA
- a CDS encoding NAD(P)-dependent malic enzyme, with amino-acid sequence MGTKLTEEQVKRMKEDALLYHRNNFPGNGKIEVIPKVRLKDFYDLSLAYTPGVAEVCRAILRGESVDDYTVIPNTVAVVTDGSAILGLGDIGVLAGMPVMEGKCVLFKALAGVDAFPVLINTKDVDEIVRTVRLISKGFGGINLEDISAPRCFEIEERLKRELDIPVFHDDQHGTAVVTLAGLINALKIVGKRFEDIKVVISGAGAAGIAIAKVLHHVGVREILVVDRAGIIYEGRKENMNPYKEEVAKFNIHNVQGDLAKAMEGADVFIGVSVGGIVSKDMVRKMADDAIVFALANPVPEIMPDEAKEAGARIVATGRSDFPNQINNVLGFPGIFRGALDVRARDITLDMNIAAAKAIASCVSDEELSEDYIIPTPFHPDVYPKEARAVAEQAVKDGVARKKVSGEWVEEHTRKLRRFYEEVIAPVNEKRKNFS; translated from the coding sequence ATGGGGACTAAGCTCACGGAGGAGCAGGTTAAGAGGATGAAGGAGGACGCCCTTCTCTATCATAGGAACAACTTCCCCGGGAACGGAAAGATTGAGGTCATTCCCAAGGTGAGGCTCAAAGACTTCTACGACCTCAGCCTCGCCTACACCCCTGGAGTTGCCGAAGTCTGCAGGGCGATACTCAGGGGGGAGAGCGTCGACGATTACACTGTGATACCAAACACGGTCGCCGTGGTTACGGACGGCTCGGCGATTCTCGGCCTCGGCGACATAGGCGTCTTAGCTGGAATGCCCGTCATGGAGGGCAAGTGCGTCCTCTTCAAGGCCCTCGCAGGCGTTGACGCGTTTCCGGTTCTCATCAACACCAAGGACGTTGACGAGATAGTGAGGACTGTTAGACTAATCTCCAAAGGGTTCGGCGGGATAAACCTCGAGGACATAAGCGCCCCGAGGTGCTTTGAAATCGAGGAGCGCCTGAAGAGGGAACTCGACATTCCGGTATTTCACGACGACCAGCACGGAACAGCCGTCGTAACATTGGCCGGACTGATAAACGCCCTGAAAATCGTCGGAAAGAGGTTTGAGGATATAAAGGTCGTCATAAGCGGGGCCGGGGCCGCTGGAATAGCGATAGCTAAGGTGCTCCACCACGTCGGCGTTAGGGAGATACTCGTCGTTGACAGGGCCGGAATAATATACGAGGGAAGGAAGGAGAACATGAACCCGTACAAGGAGGAGGTCGCGAAGTTCAACATCCACAACGTTCAGGGCGACCTCGCGAAGGCCATGGAGGGTGCCGACGTTTTCATCGGGGTCAGCGTCGGGGGAATAGTGAGCAAGGACATGGTTCGGAAGATGGCGGACGATGCCATAGTCTTTGCCCTCGCGAATCCAGTTCCGGAGATAATGCCCGACGAGGCCAAGGAGGCCGGAGCGAGGATAGTGGCAACGGGAAGAAGCGACTTCCCGAACCAGATAAACAACGTTCTCGGCTTTCCGGGGATTTTCAGGGGGGCGCTTGACGTGAGGGCGAGGGACATAACGCTCGACATGAACATCGCGGCGGCAAAAGCTATAGCCAGCTGTGTGAGCGATGAGGAGCTCAGCGAGGATTACATAATCCCCACGCCCTTCCATCCCGACGTCTATCCGAAGGAGGCGAGGGCCGTTGCGGAACAGGCCGTAAAGGACGGCGTTGCGAGGAAGAAAGTGAGCGGGGAATGGGTGGAGGAGCACACGAGGAAGCTCAGGAGGTTCTACGAGGAGGTAATCGCTCCGGTCAACGAGAAGAGGAAGAACTTCAGCTGA
- the gltA gene encoding NADPH-dependent glutamate synthase: MPKLIKERVPTPERPVEERVKDFGEVNLGYTFELAVKEAERCLQCPENYAPCIKGCPVHINIPAFIAKIKEGDIKGALRIIWNDNTLPAITGRVCPQEDQCEGACVVGKVGDAVNIGKLERFVADYARKHGIEEELLCEFEEKCTGERGKVAVVGAGPAGLTCAGELAKMGYKVTIFEALHKPGGVLIYGIPEFRLPKEILDHELAKLKRLGVEIKTDHVVGRTVTIEELLKEYDAVFIGTGAGTPKLLNIPGILLDRIYSANEFLTRINLMKAYEFPEYDTPIAVGKKVIVIGAGNTAMDAARSALRLGCDVTIAYRRGEEDVTARIEEVEHAKEEGVKFLYFVQPVEFIGDENGKVKAVKFEKMEPLEERDRRGKRKIRPTGEYITVEADTVIIAIGLEPNRIISEESGLKTNPNGTLVVDENLMTSIPGVFAGGDAIRGEATVILAMGDGKRAAKAIDEYVRAKKASA, from the coding sequence ATGCCGAAGCTCATCAAGGAGAGGGTCCCTACCCCAGAGAGGCCCGTTGAGGAGAGGGTTAAGGATTTTGGTGAGGTCAACCTCGGTTATACCTTCGAGCTTGCCGTTAAGGAGGCCGAGCGCTGTCTCCAGTGTCCCGAGAACTACGCGCCCTGTATAAAGGGCTGCCCCGTCCACATCAACATTCCGGCCTTTATAGCCAAGATCAAGGAGGGCGACATCAAAGGCGCCCTGAGAATAATCTGGAACGACAACACCCTACCTGCGATAACCGGCCGCGTCTGCCCGCAGGAGGACCAGTGTGAGGGTGCCTGTGTCGTTGGAAAAGTCGGGGATGCGGTAAACATCGGCAAGCTGGAGAGGTTTGTAGCCGACTACGCGAGGAAGCACGGCATCGAGGAGGAGCTCCTCTGTGAGTTCGAGGAGAAGTGTACAGGAGAGCGTGGAAAGGTTGCAGTCGTCGGTGCGGGGCCAGCTGGACTGACGTGTGCCGGCGAGCTGGCAAAGATGGGCTACAAGGTGACGATATTCGAGGCCCTCCACAAGCCCGGTGGAGTTCTCATCTACGGAATCCCAGAGTTCAGACTTCCGAAGGAGATACTCGACCACGAGCTGGCCAAGCTCAAACGTCTTGGGGTCGAGATAAAGACCGACCACGTTGTCGGCAGAACGGTGACCATTGAGGAACTGCTCAAAGAGTACGATGCGGTCTTCATAGGCACCGGGGCCGGAACGCCGAAGCTCCTCAACATACCCGGGATCCTGCTCGACAGGATATACTCGGCCAACGAGTTCCTCACGAGGATCAACCTGATGAAGGCCTACGAGTTCCCCGAATACGACACGCCGATAGCGGTTGGAAAGAAGGTGATCGTCATCGGGGCTGGGAATACTGCCATGGACGCGGCCCGTTCCGCCCTAAGGTTGGGCTGCGACGTGACGATAGCCTACAGGCGCGGCGAGGAAGACGTGACGGCAAGGATTGAGGAAGTCGAGCACGCGAAGGAGGAGGGCGTGAAGTTCCTCTATTTCGTCCAGCCGGTCGAGTTCATAGGAGACGAGAACGGCAAGGTCAAAGCAGTTAAGTTCGAGAAGATGGAACCGCTGGAGGAGCGCGACAGGCGCGGAAAGAGGAAGATAAGGCCCACTGGGGAGTACATCACAGTCGAAGCAGACACGGTGATAATAGCTATTGGACTGGAGCCCAACAGAATAATCAGCGAGGAGTCCGGGCTGAAAACCAACCCCAACGGAACGCTCGTCGTGGACGAGAACCTCATGACGAGCATCCCGGGTGTCTTCGCTGGAGGTGACGCGATAAGGGGCGAGGCTACGGTAATTTTAGCGATGGGCGACGGTAAGAGGGCGGCGAAGGCGATAGACGAATACGTCAGGGCAAAGAAAGCCAGCGCATGA